A stretch of the Planktothricoides raciborskii GIHE-MW2 genome encodes the following:
- a CDS encoding HAMP domain-containing sensor histidine kinase: MQKLSLDRHLSSGMVGSQALPRSPSASPNASPKLSGNLVKVCQRQLAQLVEQLPLLGAWLVFRDRPSPLGNRHRMAVVREERPGFDRQILSEIESELWLHYVDSDRQNVPPDLYFYPLVATDATDKSDIENSGELLAYSPETNSANFAAIAPQKALSLNGDRFWISDDPSVDEYLLLWAHQPLSAAEQQATAQRVELLSDYLVMGRDHERQQEEIQLLEIAIGRSEHQLRNYLGMIGLYAQNLNWGLSDPIFKEQAMIIGDTVRNMSQNLTQLLNYTKPKKNHIKVQNFQQIIEKIYRLFENKLAEKKVSFFWEKSPLEFEFEPWQIEQVFENLLSNAIEFSPVGGVVNCHWRLFRNEVMIKMSDRGPGFAPEYLKNAFTPYYSKRPGGTGLGLAIAKKIILDHQGSIWLENLPEGGGQVSVVLPRYAR, encoded by the coding sequence ATGCAAAAGTTGAGTTTAGATCGGCACTTATCTTCAGGGATGGTGGGGAGTCAAGCACTCCCGCGATCGCCCTCGGCATCGCCCAATGCATCTCCTAAGCTATCTGGCAATTTGGTCAAGGTTTGTCAGCGACAATTAGCACAGTTAGTCGAACAACTACCCCTGCTGGGTGCTTGGTTGGTTTTTCGCGATCGCCCCTCTCCCTTGGGGAATAGGCATCGAATGGCTGTTGTCCGCGAAGAACGTCCGGGGTTCGATCGCCAAATCTTGTCTGAGATCGAGTCGGAACTGTGGCTACATTATGTAGATAGCGATCGGCAAAATGTTCCTCCGGATCTCTATTTTTATCCTTTAGTTGCTACCGATGCCACGGACAAATCCGATATAGAAAATTCTGGCGAACTTTTGGCCTATTCTCCCGAAACTAATTCCGCTAATTTCGCCGCGATCGCTCCTCAGAAAGCCCTCTCTTTAAATGGCGATCGCTTCTGGATTTCTGACGATCCATCTGTAGATGAGTATTTACTCTTGTGGGCGCATCAACCGCTTTCGGCGGCGGAACAACAAGCCACAGCGCAACGAGTTGAATTGCTCAGTGATTATTTAGTTATGGGTCGAGATCACGAGCGTCAACAAGAGGAAATTCAGTTACTAGAAATTGCGATCGGACGCAGCGAACATCAACTCAGAAATTACCTGGGAATGATTGGGCTTTATGCTCAAAATTTGAATTGGGGTCTGTCAGATCCCATTTTTAAGGAACAGGCTATGATTATTGGTGATACGGTTCGGAATATGAGCCAAAATTTAACTCAACTATTAAACTACACTAAACCGAAAAAAAACCATATTAAAGTGCAAAATTTTCAGCAAATAATCGAAAAAATATATCGGTTATTTGAGAATAAATTGGCTGAAAAAAAAGTCAGCTTTTTTTGGGAAAAGTCGCCTTTGGAATTTGAATTTGAACCTTGGCAAATTGAACAAGTTTTTGAGAATTTGTTGAGCAATGCTATTGAATTTAGTCCCGTGGGCGGGGTAGTCAATTGTCATTGGCGGCTATTTAGGAATGAAGTGATGATTAAAATGAGCGATCGCGGGCCGGGATTTGCTCCCGAATACCTGAAAAATGCCTTTACTCCTTACTATTCTAAGCGTCCCGGAGGTACAGGTTTAGGATTGGCGATCGCTAAAAAAATTATCCTCGATCATCAAGGGTCGATTTGGTTAGAAAATCTTCCCGAAGGTGGGGGGCAAGTTTCCGTTGTTTTGCCCCGGTATGCTCGCTGA
- a CDS encoding response regulator transcription factor, producing MLNYEIKLPQIISILLVDDEPMFRKGLKTLLAFYSANGGLTFNVVGEAASVAQGVKLAAEQHPMIILLDMELPKQDGIDALDQFRELKYKGKAIVLSAHREDELIFKAMESGAWGYVFKDCVAQQLYDAIATVIKDEIYLAPEVITRFFRMFHFYGGHSLTGNKTVYLTEREQEVLQWLVQGASNEEIAENLCVTTATVKAHLTSIFEKFQVKNRSQAIVKALKLGLVSA from the coding sequence ATGCTAAATTATGAAATAAAATTACCACAAATCATTTCCATTTTATTAGTGGATGACGAACCAATGTTTCGCAAAGGATTAAAAACTTTGCTGGCATTTTATAGTGCCAATGGTGGTTTAACATTTAATGTAGTGGGGGAAGCCGCTTCCGTCGCCCAAGGGGTGAAACTGGCAGCGGAACAACATCCGATGATTATATTATTGGATATGGAATTACCCAAACAAGATGGGATTGATGCTTTGGATCAGTTTAGAGAGTTAAAGTATAAAGGAAAAGCGATCGTTTTATCGGCGCATCGCGAGGATGAATTAATCTTTAAAGCGATGGAATCGGGGGCATGGGGTTATGTGTTTAAAGATTGTGTTGCCCAGCAATTATATGATGCGATCGCCACCGTGATTAAAGATGAAATTTATCTAGCCCCGGAAGTGATAACGCGGTTTTTTCGGATGTTTCACTTTTATGGGGGACATTCTCTGACCGGCAATAAAACCGTTTATTTAACCGAACGAGAACAAGAAGTTTTACAGTGGTTAGTTCAAGGGGCTTCTAATGAAGAAATCGCTGAAAATCTTTGTGTCACTACCGCCACTGTTAAAGCTCATTTAACCTCGATATTTGAAAAATTTCAAGTCAAAAATCGCAGTCAAGCTATTGTTAAAGCCCTAAAACTGGGGTTAGTTTCGGCTTGA
- a CDS encoding DUF4330 domain-containing protein, translated as MKILDSQGRLFGKLSILDIGAGLVILLVVIGIFFLPGKTGSVAQIGVTTKPVEMDVLVRGLSVRNPNGLIKEFEKNKKANIIIRNQPHGEVEVTAVKRLVDELAVPQPDGTLKVLPDPRVEDSYRLNMILTIAGKATMTETGPVLGNNKLKIGTSVELDGLLYNFNGSVIEVRVK; from the coding sequence ATGAAGATTTTAGATTCGCAAGGGCGCTTATTTGGTAAATTAAGCATCTTAGATATTGGTGCAGGATTGGTGATTTTGCTGGTAGTCATCGGCATCTTTTTTCTGCCGGGGAAAACCGGGTCAGTCGCGCAAATTGGCGTCACCACAAAACCCGTAGAAATGGATGTGCTGGTTCGGGGACTGAGTGTGCGTAACCCGAATGGTTTAATTAAAGAATTTGAGAAAAACAAAAAAGCCAATATCATTATCCGCAATCAGCCTCACGGTGAAGTTGAGGTCACGGCTGTAAAACGACTCGTCGATGAGTTGGCCGTACCGCAACCCGATGGCACCCTAAAAGTCCTCCCAGATCCACGAGTGGAGGATTCTTATCGCCTGAATATGATTTTAACCATTGCGGGAAAAGCGACCATGACGGAGACAGGCCCAGTTTTAGGGAATAACAAGTTAAAAATTGGCACATCTGTGGAACTCGATGGCCTACTGTATAACTTCAATGGCAGTGTGATCGAGGTGCGAGTCAAATAA
- a CDS encoding P-loop NTPase fold protein — protein sequence MAECSISLLQEIHEAIAADNPFARPPVVTDQDIWGEPFPDLTTLNRHASDAVLKLLTANSCYPKLTSIAITGSTGTGKSHIIGRIRHHLKTHPGNLFIYVSLGQYTDANLLRYQFQQTIVNGLRQKGSQGVMQWWQLAAEIANQTLKVVNPEARVFHPLELVKNLQGNNLAKNQTWINQLTEAFFRIKPNIGEPDILRGIIWTLCNAQTPYALKWLAGHPLTTEKAEQLGLPNHTDKYRDTDAWETVVQLLTLISDYFGVIICFDEVESRDKGETGLKRERIVASLVKRLFDTIPRSQLNHPLILLTVMTPENWHNKVLNLPQGIPSYLSDMGEQIRLRQMVDEEIVQLIALWLQNFYQTYQLTPPTPVYPFDADQLKALGREQLTVRQILTWCADNVQSVEVSPAEQIERLFARANSLDHEGLSEAEVDRALTDRFLLTDILEFSLELAIGQTIGSVTLEGVDRLPSEKQRKYIQLQAIAKENGQIVKIGIAIAPQNHPQSLCATLKRLVEYEKFDLTKGCILSSENPAIPTHWQAYGYLTKLCSQMGGKWVKLQRADLKPLLALWQVYQQRSDYGLTAEQVYQFARSHQIIAKNPLLWAIFTNSTPAIAPDSLEEKPLPDLFTAEYSYSDFDLAPLDLGLISELPEDSADT from the coding sequence ATGGCCGAATGTTCGATTTCATTATTGCAAGAGATCCATGAGGCGATCGCCGCAGATAACCCCTTTGCCCGACCCCCGGTAGTCACTGACCAAGACATCTGGGGCGAACCCTTCCCGGATCTCACCACCCTGAACCGTCATGCGAGTGATGCGGTCTTAAAACTGCTGACGGCAAATTCTTGTTACCCCAAACTGACCTCGATCGCGATTACAGGTTCCACCGGGACGGGCAAAAGTCATATAATTGGACGCATTCGCCATCACCTGAAAACTCATCCAGGCAACTTATTTATCTACGTCTCTTTAGGCCAATATACCGATGCCAACTTGTTGCGTTACCAATTCCAACAAACCATCGTCAATGGGTTGCGGCAAAAAGGCAGTCAAGGGGTGATGCAATGGTGGCAATTAGCAGCGGAAATTGCCAACCAAACCTTAAAAGTGGTGAACCCAGAGGCCAGAGTTTTTCATCCTTTAGAGTTGGTAAAAAATCTCCAAGGGAATAACTTGGCGAAAAACCAAACTTGGATTAATCAACTGACCGAAGCCTTTTTCAGAATTAAACCGAATATTGGCGAACCGGATATACTTCGCGGGATTATCTGGACTCTCTGTAATGCCCAAACTCCTTATGCTTTGAAATGGTTAGCGGGTCATCCTCTGACCACGGAAAAAGCCGAACAATTGGGGCTGCCGAATCACACGGACAAATACCGGGACACGGATGCTTGGGAAACCGTGGTGCAACTTTTAACTTTAATTAGTGATTATTTCGGAGTGATTATTTGTTTTGATGAGGTGGAGTCCAGGGATAAAGGAGAGACTGGGTTAAAACGAGAAAGAATTGTGGCCAGTTTGGTGAAAAGATTGTTTGATACGATTCCCCGATCGCAACTCAATCATCCCCTAATTTTGTTAACAGTAATGACTCCGGAAAATTGGCATAATAAAGTGCTAAATTTGCCCCAAGGAATTCCCTCTTATTTATCAGATATGGGCGAGCAAATTCGGTTACGACAAATGGTGGATGAGGAAATTGTCCAGTTAATTGCCCTTTGGCTGCAAAATTTTTATCAAACCTACCAATTAACCCCACCAACTCCGGTCTATCCTTTTGATGCAGATCAGCTAAAAGCATTAGGTCGGGAACAGCTTACCGTTCGGCAAATTTTAACCTGGTGTGCGGATAATGTGCAGTCCGTGGAAGTTTCCCCAGCCGAACAGATCGAACGGCTATTTGCCCGGGCTAATAGTTTAGACCATGAAGGGTTAAGCGAGGCAGAAGTCGATCGCGCTTTGACCGATCGCTTTTTATTAACGGATATTCTGGAATTTTCCCTAGAGTTGGCGATCGGACAAACCATTGGGAGTGTAACCCTGGAAGGGGTTGACCGTTTGCCGAGTGAAAAACAACGGAAATATATCCAATTACAAGCGATCGCCAAAGAAAATGGCCAAATCGTGAAAATTGGCATCGCGATCGCCCCACAAAACCATCCCCAAAGCCTTTGTGCCACCTTAAAACGCCTTGTGGAATATGAAAAATTTGACTTAACCAAAGGTTGTATATTGAGTTCTGAAAATCCAGCAATTCCGACCCATTGGCAAGCCTACGGTTATCTAACGAAATTATGTTCTCAAATGGGGGGAAAATGGGTCAAATTACAACGGGCAGATTTGAAACCCTTATTAGCCTTATGGCAGGTTTATCAACAAAGGTCTGATTATGGATTAACCGCCGAACAAGTTTATCAGTTTGCCCGATCGCACCAAATTATCGCCAAAAATCCCCTACTATGGGCAATTTTCACCAATTCCACCCCAGCGATCGCCCCCGACTCTCTGGAAGAAAAGCCACTTCCAGACCTGTTTACCGCCGAATATTCCTACTCAGACTTCGACTTAGCCCCGTTAGATTTAGGGTTAATCAGTGAATTGCCGGAAGACTCTGCTGATACCTGA
- a CDS encoding Rpn family recombination-promoting nuclease/putative transposase — protein MKTDSIFYRLFLEFPQSFFELIGNESSEATRYEFTSREVKQLAFRLDGLFLPTTNEEYRPFYLVEVQFQPDDTLYYRLFSELFLYLKQYQTPFPWNVVVIYPTRSIEREVAVQFGDLLNLNRVKRVYLDELGEIGDRSLGVGLVKLVVEEPDQAVDRAKGLIQQAKQELTNEQIQRNLVDLIETIIVYKLPKKSREEIEAMFGLSELKQTKVYQEAYLEGEEKGEQKGEEKTKLKAIPALLKEGLTVEQIARALDLPLAVVQQVATETNKSNNS, from the coding sequence ATGAAAACTGACAGTATTTTTTACCGCCTATTTTTGGAATTCCCTCAAAGCTTTTTTGAATTAATCGGGAATGAGTCATCAGAGGCGACTCGGTATGAATTTACATCGAGGGAAGTCAAACAACTGGCTTTTCGATTAGATGGGTTATTTTTACCCACCACTAACGAGGAATATCGCCCTTTTTATCTGGTTGAAGTGCAGTTTCAACCGGACGATACATTATACTATCGTCTATTTAGTGAACTGTTTCTCTATTTAAAGCAATACCAAACGCCATTCCCTTGGAATGTGGTGGTAATTTATCCTACTCGTAGTATAGAAAGAGAAGTGGCTGTTCAATTTGGCGATTTACTCAATCTAAACCGGGTAAAACGAGTCTATTTAGATGAGTTAGGGGAGATAGGCGATCGCTCTTTGGGAGTTGGACTTGTTAAGCTAGTTGTAGAAGAACCAGATCAAGCGGTCGATCGGGCTAAAGGTTTAATCCAACAAGCAAAGCAAGAGTTAACTAATGAACAAATTCAGCGAAACTTGGTGGATTTAATCGAAACGATCATTGTCTATAAATTACCTAAAAAAAGTAGAGAGGAGATTGAAGCAATGTTTGGCTTAAGTGAGTTGAAACAAACCAAGGTATATCAGGAAGCTTATTTAGAAGGTGAGGAAAAAGGGGAACAAAAAGGTGAGGAAAAAACCAAATTAAAAGCGATTCCTGCTTTGCTTAAGGAGGGTTTGACTGTTGAACAAATAGCCCGCGCCTTAGATTTACCTTTGGCGGTGGTTCAGCAAGTGGCCACAGAAACAAATAAGTCAAATAATTCTTAA
- the bchH gene encoding magnesium chelatase subunit H yields the protein MKRIVLITGFEAFNADLYRKAAQIATSRCPDLEIRVFCDRDITTDPTAVETALKGADVFFASLIFDYEQVLWLRERAQNIPIRLIFESALELMALTQLGKFVIGDKPKGMPKPVQFILSKFSSGREEDKLAGYISFLKTGPKLLKFIPIGKVQDLRNWLIIYGYWNAGGIENVAAMCWTLAEKYLGLTVGEIPPPQETPNMGLLHPELEGYFESPRQYLEWYFSRPGFRLWEIPETETSPTKKKPVVGILLYRKHVITKQPYIPQLIHQFEQGGLVPVPIFINGVEGHVAVRDWMTTSYEQRQRKQGNISIPSLSPEAVEVDTIVSTIGFPLVGGPAGSMEAGRQIEIAQKILTAKNIPYIIAAPLLIQDIHSWTRQGIGGLQSVVLYALPELDGAIDTIPLGGLVGENIYLIPDRVQRLTGRIKNWVNLRQTPPSKRKVAIILYGFPPGYGATGTAALLNVPRSLLNLLNALKNQGYTVGDLPEDGEEIIRQVKEADEAIASEGQSFSANRKKMGNLTTTVNVKSLEKWLGYLLTTRIEKQWKSLTDTGIKTYDDQFQIGGIHLGNIWIGVQPPLGISGDPMRLMFERDMTPHPQYAAFYKWLQNEFQPHAIVHFGMHGTVEWLPGSPLGNTGYSWSDILLGNLPNLYIYAANNPSESILAKRRGYGVLISHNVPPYGRAGLYKELITLRDLIAEYREDPQKNSALQEAICQKIVDTGLDSDRPLPEAKKLGIEFTVENARMFSMEVLRNYFIQVYEYLQVVEQRLFSSGLHILGQPPEPDQLKSYLDAYFGENQSPNSAEPEKSGTVTQIQDLLMQTTDEMTNLLRGLNGEYIPPAPGGDLLRDGPGVLPTGRNIHALDPYRMPSPAAYERGREIAKKIIAQNVQENGQYPETVAVMLWGLDAIKTKGESLGILLELVGAEPLKEGTGRIVRYELKPLAEVGHPRIDVLANLSGIFRDSFVNIIELLDDLFLRAAEADEPEEHNFIRKHALALKAKGVENVSARLFSNPAGDFGSLVNDQVVDGSWENGDELAKTWESRNMFSYGRKDKGQARPEVMAELLKTSDRIVQQIDSVEYGLTDIQEYYANTGGLKRAAEKQSGKKVKASFVESFSKDTNPRNLDDLLRLEYRTKLLNPKWADAMANQGSGGAYEISQRMTALIGWGGTVDFQESWVYDQSAETYALDPEMAAKLRKSNPEAFRNIIGRMLEAHGRGFWHPSEEKLEKLRALYDLTEDEIEGVSV from the coding sequence ATGAAACGCATTGTATTAATCACTGGATTTGAAGCCTTTAACGCGGATCTGTACCGCAAAGCCGCCCAGATAGCGACTTCTCGCTGTCCTGACCTGGAAATCCGGGTATTCTGCGATCGCGACATTACCACCGATCCAACCGCAGTCGAAACTGCGTTAAAAGGGGCGGACGTATTCTTTGCCAGCTTAATTTTCGACTATGAACAAGTTTTATGGCTGCGAGAACGAGCACAAAACATTCCTATCCGCTTAATTTTTGAATCAGCCTTAGAATTAATGGCCCTGACCCAATTGGGCAAATTTGTCATTGGGGACAAACCCAAAGGAATGCCCAAACCCGTACAATTTATCCTCAGCAAATTCTCTAGTGGCAGAGAAGAAGACAAACTCGCGGGATATATTAGCTTCCTCAAAACTGGGCCAAAACTGCTAAAATTTATCCCCATTGGTAAAGTCCAAGACTTACGCAACTGGCTAATTATTTACGGATACTGGAATGCCGGGGGCATAGAAAATGTTGCCGCAATGTGTTGGACATTAGCGGAAAAATATCTCGGTTTAACCGTGGGGGAAATACCCCCACCCCAAGAAACCCCAAACATGGGCTTACTTCACCCAGAATTAGAGGGATATTTTGAATCACCCCGGCAATATTTAGAATGGTATTTTTCTCGCCCTGGTTTTCGTCTCTGGGAAATCCCCGAAACCGAAACTAGCCCAACTAAGAAAAAGCCGGTTGTCGGCATTTTACTTTATCGCAAGCACGTCATTACCAAACAGCCCTATATTCCCCAACTAATTCATCAGTTTGAACAAGGGGGACTTGTTCCCGTTCCTATTTTTATTAATGGGGTAGAAGGTCATGTCGCTGTCCGGGATTGGATGACCACGAGTTATGAACAAAGGCAACGCAAACAAGGTAATATTTCTATTCCTTCTCTTTCCCCAGAAGCGGTAGAAGTGGATACGATTGTTTCTACCATTGGCTTTCCTTTAGTCGGTGGCCCAGCCGGTTCAATGGAAGCAGGCAGACAAATAGAAATTGCCCAAAAAATTCTCACCGCCAAAAATATTCCTTATATCATTGCTGCCCCATTACTGATTCAAGATATCCATTCTTGGACGCGGCAAGGAATTGGTGGTTTACAAAGTGTGGTTTTATATGCTTTACCAGAGTTAGATGGGGCAATTGATACTATTCCCTTGGGGGGTTTAGTCGGTGAAAATATCTATCTAATTCCCGACCGTGTACAGCGGTTAACGGGACGGATAAAAAACTGGGTGAATTTGCGCCAAACTCCGCCATCAAAAAGAAAAGTTGCCATAATTTTATACGGATTTCCTCCGGGTTATGGGGCAACGGGAACCGCTGCTTTATTAAATGTCCCTCGCAGTTTACTAAACTTATTAAATGCCCTGAAAAACCAAGGTTATACGGTGGGTGATTTACCGGAAGATGGGGAAGAAATTATTCGCCAAGTGAAAGAAGCAGATGAGGCGATCGCTTCTGAAGGTCAATCCTTTTCTGCTAATCGCAAAAAAATGGGTAATCTCACCACCACAGTCAACGTTAAAAGCTTAGAAAAATGGTTAGGCTACCTGCTGACAACCCGGATCGAAAAACAATGGAAATCTTTGACCGATACGGGGATTAAAACTTATGATGACCAATTTCAAATTGGCGGCATTCACTTAGGAAATATCTGGATTGGGGTGCAACCACCTTTAGGAATTTCCGGCGACCCTATGCGGTTAATGTTTGAACGGGATATGACCCCGCATCCTCAATATGCGGCATTTTATAAATGGCTACAAAATGAGTTTCAACCTCATGCGATCGTTCACTTTGGGATGCACGGAACGGTGGAATGGCTGCCCGGATCTCCGTTAGGCAATACGGGCTATTCTTGGTCAGATATTTTATTAGGAAATCTGCCCAATTTATATATCTATGCGGCGAATAATCCCTCAGAATCTATTTTAGCTAAACGGCGCGGTTATGGGGTATTAATTTCTCACAATGTTCCCCCCTATGGACGGGCTGGGTTATATAAAGAATTGATTACCCTACGGGATTTAATCGCTGAATATCGGGAAGACCCGCAAAAAAATTCTGCGTTACAAGAAGCCATTTGTCAAAAAATTGTGGATACGGGTTTAGACAGCGATCGCCCCTTACCGGAAGCGAAGAAATTAGGCATTGAATTCACCGTAGAAAATGCCCGAATGTTTAGCATGGAAGTTTTGCGTAACTATTTTATCCAAGTGTATGAATACCTCCAAGTGGTAGAACAACGGCTATTTTCTTCTGGGTTACATATTTTAGGGCAACCCCCAGAACCAGACCAATTAAAATCTTATTTAGATGCCTATTTTGGGGAAAATCAATCACCCAATTCAGCCGAACCAGAAAAATCGGGGACAGTGACGCAAATTCAGGATTTGTTAATGCAAACTACCGATGAAATGACTAATTTACTCCGTGGTTTAAATGGGGAATATATTCCCCCAGCCCCAGGAGGAGATTTATTGCGCGATGGGCCGGGAGTTTTGCCCACCGGACGGAATATTCATGCTTTAGATCCTTATCGAATGCCGTCCCCCGCAGCTTATGAACGGGGTCGAGAAATTGCCAAAAAAATTATTGCCCAAAATGTGCAAGAAAATGGGCAATATCCCGAAACCGTGGCGGTGATGTTGTGGGGTTTAGATGCGATTAAGACTAAAGGAGAATCCTTGGGAATTCTGTTAGAATTAGTGGGGGCAGAACCACTGAAAGAAGGAACCGGACGCATTGTGCGTTATGAGTTAAAACCTTTAGCGGAAGTGGGACATCCTCGGATTGATGTATTAGCAAATCTTTCGGGTATTTTCCGGGATAGTTTTGTGAATATTATTGAATTGTTGGATGACTTATTTTTGCGGGCAGCGGAGGCTGATGAACCGGAAGAACATAACTTTATTCGCAAACACGCTTTAGCTTTAAAAGCGAAGGGAGTTGAGAATGTTTCGGCGCGATTATTTTCTAATCCTGCCGGTGATTTTGGGTCTTTGGTTAATGACCAAGTAGTTGATGGGAGTTGGGAAAATGGCGATGAGTTGGCAAAGACTTGGGAAAGTCGGAATATGTTTAGTTATGGCCGTAAAGATAAAGGTCAAGCCCGACCAGAAGTGATGGCAGAGTTGTTAAAAACGAGCGATCGCATTGTGCAACAAATCGACTCGGTAGAATATGGTTTAACAGATATCCAAGAATATTATGCCAACACGGGAGGTTTAAAACGGGCAGCGGAAAAACAAAGCGGCAAAAAAGTCAAAGCTAGTTTTGTGGAAAGCTTTTCTAAAGATACCAATCCCCGAAATTTAGACGACTTGTTACGGTTAGAATATCGTACCAAATTATTAAACCCTAAATGGGCGGATGCAATGGCCAATCAAGGGTCAGGTGGGGCTTATGAAATATCCCAGCGGATGACTGCTTTAATTGGTTGGGGAGGAACCGTAGATTTTCAAGAATCATGGGTTTACGATCAATCCGCCGAAACTTATGCTTTAGACCCAGAAATGGCGGCTAAATTACGCAAGTCTAACCCGGAAGCTTTTCGGAATATTATCGGACGAATGTTAGAAGCCCACGGGCGAGGATTTTGGCATCCGTCCGAGGAAAAATTAGAGAAGCTGCGGGCTTTATATGATTTAACCGAGGACGAAATAGAAGGAGTTAGCGTGTAA
- a CDS encoding prevent-host-death protein — MTETRFLGDRLVASVVDHRVFQDFLSWQQQRQKSSIADAFADLRNLCAEEDYLLEIPQRENREFIS; from the coding sequence ATGACAGAAACCCGGTTTCTGGGCGATCGCCTTGTGGCATCGGTGGTAGATCATCGGGTATTTCAAGATTTTTTAAGCTGGCAACAGCAGCGTCAAAAATCTTCAATTGCTGATGCTTTTGCTGATTTGCGTAATCTATGTGCCGAGGAAGATTATCTGCTGGAAATTCCCCAGCGCGAAAACCGAGAATTTATTAGTTAA
- a CDS encoding DUF433 domain-containing protein, which translates to MPVSLILGYLASGNTVEEIIQEFPDLIKEQIHACLDYARDLSDFETAA; encoded by the coding sequence ATTCCCGTTAGTTTGATTTTAGGTTATTTAGCATCAGGAAATACCGTAGAAGAAATTATTCAAGAATTTCCCGACTTAATCAAAGAACAAATCCATGCTTGTCTTGATTATGCTCGCGATTTATCAGATTTTGAAACAGCCGCCTAA
- a CDS encoding DUF433 domain-containing protein: MTTQSASRYVARYPDILHGEPIIAEMITSVRAIGELWRLGIISEEILMHLPHLKLAQIFDALSF, from the coding sequence ATGACTACACAATCTGCTTCGCGTTATGTCGCACGTTACCCTGACATTTTGCACGGGGAACCAATTATCGCAGAAATGATAACTTCGGTTCGTGCGATCGGGGAATTGTGGCGTTTAGGTATTATTTCTGAAGAAATCTTGATGCACTTACCTCATCTGAAATTAGCTCAAATTTTTGACGCACTGAGCTTTTAA
- a CDS encoding DUF4926 domain-containing protein has translation MFDLYQRVSLNCDFPEHHLKKGDVATLIDYVPHPGNGEEGGVLEIFSATGESIAVVIVPISAIKPLRNDEILSVRILAEVC, from the coding sequence ATGTTTGACCTCTACCAGCGCGTTTCCTTAAATTGCGATTTTCCCGAACATCACCTCAAAAAAGGCGATGTAGCCACTCTCATTGATTATGTCCCCCATCCGGGGAACGGGGAAGAAGGTGGCGTGCTAGAAATCTTCAGTGCTACTGGGGAATCAATTGCTGTTGTCATTGTTCCTATTTCTGCAATTAAACCTTTGAGAAATGATGAAATTTTAAGCGTTCGTATCCTGGCAGAGGTTTGCTAA
- a CDS encoding DUF433 domain-containing protein has product MPVKWREHIVTTPDILRGKPRIKGTRIPVSLILGYLASGNTVEEIIKVYIHVNES; this is encoded by the coding sequence ATGCCCGTAAAATGGAGAGAACATATTGTCACTACGCCTGATATACTCCGAGGTAAACCAAGAATCAAAGGAACCAGAATTCCCGTTAGTTTGATTTTAGGTTATTTAGCATCAGGAAATACCGTAGAAGAAATTATTAAGGTTTATATTCATGTGAATGAATCGTAA